The window TGAACAACAAGTTCTTCCCATGCAGCTGCTGCAAGTGGacaggattttttatttttttaaagctgatAATTAGTgaataaactttttttcagaccgagaAGAAGTAGTTACATTTGAATACTCGGCGACACAGAAAACCGATACTAGACAATAGCGCTAAatctatttttaataaaacattgttCAAAACACACCCTTTTATTGAAAGtttcaatcaaataaaacaatgtactattattattattgtcatatgTCTGTCTGATCTTTATTATGTACAACACTTTGTTACATTTGtggttgtatttctttttaaaaagttagaATTAGCATCTGGTCtctaaataaagttgagttgattCGTGTCCTTATACACACAGAATAATCCTATTCCATTGACTGATTGGTTAATGTGCCGGTTCTGTAGTGCATCCCTTAGCCTCCATGAGAGCATTGTAGTGCACACATATTGAACGCATGTAGATTTGATCATTTTCACAAGGCTCAGTCCTTATACCCGCGAATAGCGAAGTTTTCTGTCTTATagagggggtccttggtttacaatgAAGTTCCGCTCCAACGGGaacgacgtaacccgaatttgtacgCAAGTCACAGCATGCTGTAGTCCATCATTAAACTACACTAATGCTGTAGTAAAGTCGGaattataatattttaatatttgtatgaaaaacacttaaaggccacaaatatgaaacaattaaataaataaagtacggCAAAAACTGAGCATGGCCTTTTGCTACCTAGTTTATTAATCAATGCTCATAACCTCAAAATCAACATGAACCATAAAAGGACCCCCTGTGTATGCCTATGTCACTTACTTTATGTCCTAGTGACTGCCTACTTACCTGGACCACAGGGTGCGGCGGGGGCTGCACAGGCTCCGATGAACCTTCCTCCTCCAACAGACTTGACGCGATAAAGCTAAAgcctcggaagagctggtgagCTCCGGCACTAGGCGGCACGCCAGGAGAGTCTGTATGGATAAGAGGACCAAAAGTTGATTGTTGTATAACAAGTCTAAACTTCCCAGGCGTTTGCTCTACTCCTTTTACCTTTAGGAGTGCGGGAGGTGAACTCAGAGTCAAAGTAGAACGTGTCGTCGGGACGCGCCACTGCCGGTTTGAATGGAGGTTTTACTTCTCTGCGGAACAGTTTCTGGTGGGCGTGAAAGCAGTAATAACACAGTACTCCAATTCATTGGTACTAAACAACACAGGCAACGATCGGTGTATGTAATTAATCATCACACTAAAACGTTATAAAACAGATGCAGCGATGCAGGTCAACGGAATGGCTCAGGTTCTTTTTCCTGCTGTGCCACTAGATGCTCGGGCTCCACTGCCACATAAGGAGAAAGGACAAGTAGATACAGCACGAACAGTCAGACACATGGTATTATAAAAATTGTTAGCTAGGTTCCCctccaaaaatctgcaaataggtgaatccacgaATGCCAAACCATGACTATGCTTGGGTTTACTGTACCGTAAATCACTTTAGGACGACGGTGGATTaaagattatgtaatttaatttcgtATTTACAGCGACTACTCCAAGCAGTTACCTAATGGAGCGAAATTACATAAGATCTGGATCAAGATGCtcccaaaaaactaaaataaaatacaaatgtgtgtgtgtgtatgtgtatatatatatatatatatatatatatatatatatatataattaaacaaatacaaaacaaatagtaataaaaaacaatatttatgacgtggcttaaaaacaacaactttacactcacattccAGTCAATGTTGGAAAACCATCCATGACGTTTGATCTCCTCTGCTCCGTCTGGACCCGATCCTACAATAAAACCATAAACATTGGCAATAatttattatctttattttagtATACAGCACTGCTTATGTAAAGATCACGTTTTAATGATTACATTTTCTTCGCAAGTtcttaaaacatgcatgttaggttcctTGAAGATTAAATTatgcataggtgtgaatgtgagtgggaatggttatttgtctgtGTACCGATGACGCACTTTTGCATTGTCATGTGTTGCCTCTACCCCACTATACAAGAACTGAGCGCCTGCGTATGCATCAGTGGCTGTCCGGCGCAATTGCAAGTTACTTCTTCATAATGACTTCATCCATTTCTACCTCTACAAAATGCAGTTATATAGTtagctagcgagctagctaAGCACTGAAAATGCATCGGATACCAAAAGTTACAAAACAGCTCGGTGTCGTTATTTAAATTCCTAagtgttatgtattttgttttattcaggCTCTACAATATGTTGGAACGCAAAGCGTTGTGGGTACATAACTAGCAAGAAGTATGTGCTCAAAGGCGTGGTTTCATCACATTCAGCGGATACACCCACAGCGTTCAAGAGGGGAGACAACGGCTtaatttttcacgattttgaagcctgatgAAAGACTGTGCCACACAAACAGAGCCAGCCTAGTGGGTCAACTGGGATCACCGACCCAGTCTGTTGGCGGGGTTCCTCTTGAACAGAGCCCTGAGCAGAGACTGTGCCTCTGCGCTGAGGAACTGAGGCATTCCCAGACGCGCCCTGCAAGAGAGAAACTCAACCCTCATCACCTTCATCATAATCATCAGCACCATAAATACTGGCGAGGGTGAGCAGTTGCACTCACTTGAGAATCATGTTCATCGTTTCTTTGCGATCTTTCCCATGAAAGGGCAACGATCCAGTCAACATTTCAAACTGGAGGAGAGAACATAAAGCTTTCATATCACGCTCATATCTATCATACTGATATTGCATTATGTACAGTGAGACATCCAAAGTGCCTTAAGTGGAAAATACACTACGTACAAATACTttgggatattgggctttctgGTGAAATTCCAGGATGAAgctaaaatgtactgtaaccTTTATAGGTGAATTTAATTTGACCACTAAACATTTGGATGCACATATGCAAGTGCTCATCGGCACAAATTGCTGTTCACGAACAGCAAAATTTACAACAGGTGTTTCATCCATAAATAATCCAtgaatacatttcctggttcaatccGGTATACGTGCAATTTACCTCTGTATTCGGCAAAACGGATCTACACACTTTCTCCCGGTTCGGATGAATGGCAAAGGAGCAACACTAGGAACTTTAAATTACtacaatatctttttttttttttttttttaatataaagtgTCAcaacagagccaccaaagattacAATATTTGAGCTTTAGGCTTTGTTCATTTTTTCATATATCTTATcgtatttgaataaataaacgatgtttatgtatttaacgtttgtctgaagacacgagccattaagatttttttattttatttttttcaagttctgCTTCAATTAATTATGTAATCAAACCGTAGTCATGCttgttagcgtagcatacacagggagtcagctatcccgttttccgggtttggtcacggaAAGTCCATTGAGTCAATTTCCCATAATATGTCCCCATAAAAGGTTCAACCATACGACTATAGTGCTTTCATTTACTTACCATCAGTACTCCAAATGACCACCAGTCGGCGCTGTGGGTGTGTCCTCCCCTGTTGACCACCTCAGGTGCCATGTACTCCACAGTGCCACAGAAGGAGTAGGCCTTCTCATGGTGGTCAATGCCTTCTTTGCACAGACCAAAATCTGGAAGACACCAAGGAGAGTTTTCTAATTCACTTGTGGGGTGAAGTCAGTCATGGTAATGGATAAATAACCATATTATGCATTTGAGGATTTAGGAGTTGTGTGATGGCACTTCTCACTATTTTCTAACCTGTGAGTTTGATGTGGCCTTCCTCATCCAGGAGAATGCTAGAAAACAGCAGTAGGAAATGTTAGCAACATGACAAATAATCCTAAAAAACAATATCATAAACAATATTTGGACTTTTCTTAATCTCTGTAAaccagggattctcaaactatTTAGGTACCTTTACGGCTTACGACAGAGTTCCTATCAGCGACATAGCCTGAATTTGTACACAAGTCGGGATGTGCGTCATGAGTGCAGTAGCTGTCATAATTCCTGTAAGTAAATGTATGAGAAACACTTTGCACGAATTGCTATAATGTGAATTGTATAAGcgtgttgaaaatgaaataaaggcAAAGTCGCCTTTGTGCATAATATGCAAAACCTGTTTTATCTGGAAATGATCAAAAAGACATTTCTACAGGTCATGTGAAGATGGACGATCATGGAGGGGTTGCTGGACTACCCTGTACTGCACAAGTTGAGCTTTTCAGTGAGTTCGGTCAGTCCAAGCATTAGAATAAAATCTGGGGAAAATAACAACCAGAGAATAACTGAAACAAGAGTGACCCCCGCATATTTGTGCTGCTGCAGTCGTAAATTTGCATATTTGCAAATTTTTATAGGGAACCTATGTTAGCTGAAAAATTCACATGCTGTAGCGGtagccaaagccatgtctaagataaaaatattgctttggcgccatatTGTGTCATCACGGGGCTCAGGATCTATGTTGAAgtaaggggaggagcttcatttagttagGCCATAGCCATGTctaatagaagaagaaaaaagagctTTGCTACCATCTTGTGACAACTATAAGCAATTATAAAACTTTTTTGGGTGGACAtcaattacttgcagatttcTGCTATTCATGGCAGGGCACGACCCCTAACACTGCACTGTTCTTGCATTTGGCTTTCTCTGAAtataaattcaatttaattatatAAGTTATATAAAGAGCAATGAGAAAAAAGTGCGTACAAGACACAGAATGTCTGAAGTTTAGAACATTTCACACTTaagaagataaagtgcaatgtgtacCACAACAGCACGATCGCCAGCTCAAGGTAATGTATTGAAGTTAGCGGATTTaatcaagtcactgatggtgtagtggtacactcgcctgactttggtgcaggcagcgtgggttcagttcccactcagtgacggcgtgaatgtgggtgcgaatggttgtccgtatctatatgtgccctacgactgactggcgaccagttcagggtgtagtccgcctttcgcccgaagtcagctgggataggctccagcgccccgcgaccctaaccaggataagcggtgttgaaaatggatggatggatggatttaatcaAGCCATTGCTAGTTAGAACGCATTATAATGCCCCTGCAAGTGATCAAGGATACATGCAGCTGCTGGCGCACTTTTAAtcgttttattgaacaaacagtacgaaaacaaaaacataagcaCATTCATTCGAGTCATTCACGCAGAGTTTATCAACACCCAGTCTAGTTACcgggttagccagttaacagccagccaagtctacactctcattcgctgacacaCACGCCACACACCAGGCctcgccttttaaagccatacacagtcacagatactaaaaggtagaacgtgaggatggtgaccccaagtggacaaaaagaaTACCTGCACCTCATATGCACAACGTTATTGTGTTtgataatgcaaaatcaatttaTCTGATTACTCAATTAATTGATGGGATAATCGGTAGACTACTCAAttctaaatactgtatattcactAGCTGCAGCCCTAGTAGACACCTCGTATTACAGTACTGTCCTAAACAGAGGACACCCTGTATTCCATTTGGGATTGTGGTAATTCAGGTAAGATCATCATGTactgatttatttaaatgtgcaCTGATGTCATCAGTCATCCAGAAaccacacaaaataaatcagtaaaATATGCAGTTGTGTTATTCAAAATTCAACATATATTACTTTTCAGGCTTCAGGTCTCTGTACATAATGCCGAAGCTGTGGAGGTGGTCAAGGCCCAGCGCCAGTTCTGCAAGGTAAAACTTGACATCCTCCTCTGTGAACATCACCTGTGAGGCACAAACAGATGGAAGGATGCTTCTGGAAGTAAGACGCATGAAAACAGAACATGCAGCATCAACACAATGAGGGAATTCCTACCTCTTTAGACAGGCGGGTGAAGAGATCGCCTCCCCGGAGGAAGTCAAGGATCAAGTAGAGTTTGCCTTCAGTCTGGAAAGCTACAAATCAGATATAGGTAACAGTGAACCACtgttcattttgggggggggggggggggggggggggggatatgttccagatcCACGCACTATAGGTGAAAAGCTGCGATTTTAAAGaaacataattattattttttttaccccccaatacagtttaaagacatttaaacttaaaacacaaattttaaACACGTTACAAGTATTTgatcacaaacaaaaaaatgcaagcataatatttatagaaaatactgtacgcaCTGTCATGTCTGTGTGTTAGATATACTGTAAGCATGcacctttaagaggcgggggcTGGTGGGGTGTGTATGATGTTTGggagtctgtgtgtgagtgaatttactcatatatataaattttcccctttgaaatgaattggaATGCCATTTATCCGTTCCAGCCACCCAAAAGccaccacattttttaaaattatgtttttaaccaagaaaaatagcactattgtatgaaaacaaaacaataatgaaacggaatataaagaaataaaatggtgttttaaagtgtcatttctgtatctgtgtgttggatgtgtgcctttaaggggcgtggcctagtcaGTAACACTGGAAGCTGGAGCAGGTTAGTTCggtgtgagcgtctgggtgtgagctgtggcctacAGGATGAAAGCGCAACTGGATTCGGTGAGGCTGACTGACCGTAGTGTAGCTTGACAATGAACGGGTGGTTGACATCAGCCAGGATGTTTCTCTCCATCTTGGTCCTCACACGATCTCTCACtggtgaaaacaaacaacaacaaaaaaaaacagttgttaaCGTCAATGGAGCACTTCAATTGTCTGAAGTTAAATGGTGTTTTTAAGAGTTGGCTGCTGTACAGTAGTGTACACTAGTCGCCGCACTGCTGATTAATAGTCCCACCGGCAAGGCAAGAGCTGTGGACTTgaaacatttccattcatgCTTGCCCAGTAACTGCAAGGTGAGAAAataacagccaatcacagagaaCTAAAACGAAACAGAACAAAGCGCATTTGAGGATTCAGGACTATCGTTATTGCACCCTGCGCGTCCACAATGTGAGAATAAACACTGCACAGTGGTTtctaactgaatgaggaagtgaTTTCTGTTCTGCTAAAATACAGTTTTATATGGACCAGTTTACCGTAGTAATTGATACAAAGTCAAGAGCTGGAACCACTGATTTttattgatagaaaaaaataaataaaaaataaaaatccatggtggtagatttttcttttcctcaaaaaaaatcTTCTCCAACCCAAACTTTATGCCGTGTTCTATATTCAACATATATTGCTTCTCTCACCTATACAAGATCAGaggtatatattatttttacagtTAATTCTTATAAGGGACAGAAATTAtaattcctttttaaaaaattttttttttaaatctatatcTTTTTATATCCTAACAATATCACTCCAAAAAAATTTtcgataaagaaaaaaaaaaaatcatcaaaccTGCCAAATATGGGCCTGAAAAGTGATCGATGCCATGCAACTAACTGTATGGCCTGGTGGTCGTTTTTGCTGGAGGACATTATTTACATGCTTGATGGTTGGGGTCATTTGAGCTATTACGCTGGCCCTGCTCTGATTTCACTGTTCAATCACAAGATGCTCTCTCATACCCTTGAGTGTGGCCTTCTTGAGGACCTTCATGGCATAGAGCTGATTGTCATCAGGAGGGGTCACCTTGCGCACCAGGAACACCTAAAGTGAGTAGTGAAACACAAGCAACGTCAGGAGTGAGAAGCAAAGACTGCAGAGGATGAAATGAGCAGCAGCTAGGAACTTGTGTGCTTTACCTTCCCAAAAGAGCCTTGACCCAACACTTTGAGCAGTTCAAAGTGAGAAGCGTCTGCTTTTTCCGAACCCTCTTTGACCACATGAGTGATGTTGATTTCCTTGATTTCGTCATCGTCCTATCGCGTGAACAAAAGACATGGATTAAATGaaagaatccaaaatgttcccagtGATTATTTGACCTGAGCGACTCTCGGAGTGTGGTACGGGCACCACATATAGTGGTACATGGGCTTCCTTTACCTGGTGGTACGTGGAAGAATCATTGCTCAAGTACAGTTCACTTGTATTTAACTGTAGGTACATTTATCGCTTTTGtccaatatattttattttaatcatgaagattttttattttactatatttaagcgcagtgtttgAAGCTGAAGtgtgtaactttttttgttaaaaaagtaATTCCCTTGGATGAATCACTATAAATTATATGTATCCAAGTAGAATGCAATCGTAAAACTAATAAGGATTTATCACCTGATGAAAGTGAGGCGATTAAACTTTAACCAGTGGGAAACTAATGAAAGAACTTTCTCGTgagaaacaacaacagcaacaggaAGCAGCTTTAACATACAAGCTCtaccacaaaaaacaacacacttaATTGAAgtttaaattagattttgaCGTGGTTACCGGTGTCCAGTATTTCAGTGCAGGCAAAGTGTCTGCAGCCGCCGCCAAGCCTTTGGTCTTTTTGGACAGGTAGAAGGGGAGAAAGCGACTCAGTTTGAATCTCGCCCCGGGTCCCATGTCCCAAGTAGTTACACTCTAAGGGCCTTTTCAACTCATGTGTTGTGCTCCTCAGACTGACTGAGTGCAGCTGAACAGGAACCATAAGTAGGCAAACAGGAAGGAAGAGGTTGCCTTCAATTTCACAGTCCTGCACCCAAGAAGGCACACACAACCAAAACACTCCGAAAAAAATACAAGATTGTAAGAGTAGACACCTATTACAGTCAATGCATCGTcatcaagtcaaaacatttttttatttttatttatttttattttttttaaaaaggcaggaagaggagACATCGGATCACTTAAGGGGAATTTTCCTGTCGGATGTCAGGCATGTTCCTCTCCTAATTGTCAAGCCTTGCTCATCCTGTCTCCTAAAAATGGTCCTCAAGTGACCCTTACTTCATCtgaatgcacacacactcaaatgTAAGCACTTTTCCAAATTTTAAAAGATGACTTTACAAGCACCACCAGTGTGTCAAATcagcggtccccaaccttttttgtgcCAAGGACTGGCTTCATGTAAAGTAATATTCTGATAGACCAGCATAGAAAGGAATAGAAactaattattgaaaaaaacaccCCCCCATAAgctgaatgtagttgtaattagtgggagccctgcaCCTGTTTCTCTTTAATGAGTCTCATTTTGGGGTAATGGGAGAGAACTAGTGATACTTTTGTCTACGCTGTAATTTCCTTTTGGTTATCATCATTGTAGAAAATCCCGCTTCACCAAGATACGATGTTGGAAATTGAAGCAAGGTGCTCAGTTTTGGGGGGGCAGTTTTGAAGGCCTTTTGTGAGCCTGTCACCACATATTACGCAGCCAGCCTGGTGCGTGAGAATCACCTGTCCAGAAGGAAGCCTCTTCTAAAGGTGATGGACAACAAAACCCGCAAACAGTTAGCTGAAGACAAGGAATCTTCAGTGTtgtccaatgaaaaaaatatattgacatAAAATCCgagcgggcggcacggtggacgactggttagagcgtcagcctcacagttctgaggacccgggttcaatccccggccccgcctgtgtggagtttgcatgttctccccgtgcctgcgtgggttttctccgggcactccggtttcctcccacatcccaaaaacatgcatgaattggagactctaaattgcccgtaggtgtgaatgtgagtgcggatgattgtttgtttgtatgtgccctgcgattggctagcaaccagttaagggtgtaccccgcctcctgcctgatgacagctgggataggctccagcacgcccgcgaccctagtgaggaaaagtggctcagaaaatggatggatggaaaatctgagcggtgtactcacttttgtgagctATTCTGGATAGCTAGCAAAATATCTAGACAGCTAGATGATattgttgctttttaaaatagtttgacGGCTTGAGAGACAGATAGTAAGAGCAATAGATCACCATCTACCGAGGGTCTGCAGCTACCTGTATACTGTAGCTAGTTAAAATAGGTTGAAAGCCAGCGAGAGCTAGCGGGAGAGCAGTAGCTCGGAGAGAGAGATAGATGGCGAGAGAAAGAGACAGTTTGACATAGATGATATATTCTGTATATCAAAATATActacattgccaaaagtattcgctcacctgccttgactcacatatgattttaagtgatatcccattctaaatcatatggtttaatatgatgttggtctaccctttgcagctgtaacagcttgaactcttgtgggaaggctttcaataTGGTTTTGTAGTGAATCTATAGGGAATTTTTGGCCATTCTTCCGAGATCTTATTtctgaggtcacacactgatgctgGAGGAGAAGGCCTTGCTCAATGTTCgctcaaaatcaacccaaagatgttctatcgggttgagggcaggactttgtgcaggccagtcaagttcatccataccaaattctctcatccatgtctttatgcatcttgctttgtgcactggtgcatagttatgttggaacaggaaggggtagtccccaaaatctcttggtatgctgaaacATTCAGACTTCCTTTCACTGAAGCTCAGAGACTaatatttaataaatttttatattttcaactgtgtttgaacagtttggagacgcccccttcctgttccagcataactgtgcatcagtgcacaaatcaaggtacATGGCGGATATATAGCTGGCTATCTACTAGCAAGCAGATAGACAGGCAGACTGCCGAATGAAAACAGCattaagcaaagcaaacaaaaaacaaaactgtatgtAAAAAGTACAAGTGTATTGTTATTGTGCCAGTTTTATTACAAGCTAACGTAAAATCCGTATTATTTTTGGACGGTGTTATCTTTGTGAACATTTACTATATATTGTAGCTTTAACTGAACGGAAGGAGAGCTTTCATTTAaaagtgagtgaaacaatataTATTGTGTCATGTGGCATGTAAAAACAGTGAGAAATGGGTGATGATGGCAGATGTCAACACATGAATATTGTAGATTATACTGTTGTCTGATCAAGGGAGGAGCAGCACAGGtacacaaacaaaatgacttACCTGGGCACTAATATGGGCAAAGTCCTTCTCTATCCACGTGATATGTGACTCGTTCTAAGTGGTGTTGGAATGGAGAggtgacat of the Phycodurus eques isolate BA_2022a chromosome 14, UOR_Pequ_1.1, whole genome shotgun sequence genome contains:
- the rps6ka1 gene encoding ribosomal protein S6 kinase alpha-1 isoform X3 codes for the protein MWRLLFRTKTRMRENESHITWIEKDFAHISAQDDDEIKEINITHVVKEGSEKADASHFELLKVLGQGSFGKVFLVRKVTPPDDNQLYAMKVLKKATLKVRDRVRTKMERNILADVNHPFIVKLHYAFQTEGKLYLILDFLRGGDLFTRLSKEVMFTEEDVKFYLAELALGLDHLHSFGIMYRDLKPENILLDEEGHIKLTDFGLCKEGIDHHEKAYSFCGTVEYMAPEVVNRGGHTHSADWWSFGVLMFEMLTGSLPFHGKDRKETMNMILKARLGMPQFLSAEAQSLLRALFKRNPANRLGSGPDGAEEIKRHGWFSNIDWNKLFRREVKPPFKPAVARPDDTFYFDSEFTSRTPKDSPGVPPSAGAHQLFRGFSFIASSLLEEEGSSEPVQPPPHPVVQQLHGKNLLFSDGYVLKEDIGMGSFSVCKRCIHKATNTEYAVKMIDKTSTDPSEEIEILLRYGQHPNIITLKDVYDTGRQVFLVTELMRGGELLDRILKQKSFSEREASAVLHTITKTVEYLHSQGVVHRDLKPSNILYVDESGNPESIRICDFGFAKQLRANNGLLMTPCYTANFVAPEVLKRQGYDEGCDIWSLGVLLYTMLAGFTPFANGPEDTPNEILNRIGNGHFSLSGGNWDTVSDAAKDLVSKMLHVDPHQRLTAKQVLRHLWIVQRDKLPNSQLPHQDPKLVKGAMAATYSALKNSQPTPELKPIESSFLAQRRVKKLPSTSL
- the rps6ka1 gene encoding ribosomal protein S6 kinase alpha-1 isoform X1, which gives rise to MGPGARFKLSRFLPFYLSKKTKGLAAAADTLPALKYWTPDDDEIKEINITHVVKEGSEKADASHFELLKVLGQGSFGKVFLVRKVTPPDDNQLYAMKVLKKATLKVRDRVRTKMERNILADVNHPFIVKLHYAFQTEGKLYLILDFLRGGDLFTRLSKEVMFTEEDVKFYLAELALGLDHLHSFGIMYRDLKPENILLDEEGHIKLTDFGLCKEGIDHHEKAYSFCGTVEYMAPEVVNRGGHTHSADWWSFGVLMFEMLTGSLPFHGKDRKETMNMILKARLGMPQFLSAEAQSLLRALFKRNPANRLGSGPDGAEEIKRHGWFSNIDWNKLFRREVKPPFKPAVARPDDTFYFDSEFTSRTPKDSPGVPPSAGAHQLFRGFSFIASSLLEEEGSSEPVQPPPHPVVQQLHGKNLLFSDGYVLKEDIGMGSFSVCKRCIHKATNTEYAVKMIDKTSTDPSEEIEILLRYGQHPNIITLKDVYDTGRQVFLVTELMRGGELLDRILKQKSFSEREASAVLHTITKTVEYLHSQGVVHRDLKPSNILYVDESGNPESIRICDFGFAKQLRANNGLLMTPCYTANFVAPEVLKRQGYDEGCDIWSLGVLLYTMLAGFTPFANGPEDTPNEILNRIGNGHFSLSGGNWDTVSDAAKDLVSKMLHVDPHQRLTAKQVLRHLWIVQRDKLPNSQLPHQDPKLVKGAMAATYSALKNSQPTPELKPIESSFLAQRRVKKLPSTSL
- the rps6ka1 gene encoding ribosomal protein S6 kinase alpha-1 isoform X2 — translated: MPLAQIAEPWPTMELVQLETENGQSTAEDGVTSAVKDDDEIKEINITHVVKEGSEKADASHFELLKVLGQGSFGKVFLVRKVTPPDDNQLYAMKVLKKATLKVRDRVRTKMERNILADVNHPFIVKLHYAFQTEGKLYLILDFLRGGDLFTRLSKEVMFTEEDVKFYLAELALGLDHLHSFGIMYRDLKPENILLDEEGHIKLTDFGLCKEGIDHHEKAYSFCGTVEYMAPEVVNRGGHTHSADWWSFGVLMFEMLTGSLPFHGKDRKETMNMILKARLGMPQFLSAEAQSLLRALFKRNPANRLGSGPDGAEEIKRHGWFSNIDWNKLFRREVKPPFKPAVARPDDTFYFDSEFTSRTPKDSPGVPPSAGAHQLFRGFSFIASSLLEEEGSSEPVQPPPHPVVQQLHGKNLLFSDGYVLKEDIGMGSFSVCKRCIHKATNTEYAVKMIDKTSTDPSEEIEILLRYGQHPNIITLKDVYDTGRQVFLVTELMRGGELLDRILKQKSFSEREASAVLHTITKTVEYLHSQGVVHRDLKPSNILYVDESGNPESIRICDFGFAKQLRANNGLLMTPCYTANFVAPEVLKRQGYDEGCDIWSLGVLLYTMLAGFTPFANGPEDTPNEILNRIGNGHFSLSGGNWDTVSDAAKDLVSKMLHVDPHQRLTAKQVLRHLWIVQRDKLPNSQLPHQDPKLVKGAMAATYSALKNSQPTPELKPIESSFLAQRRVKKLPSTSL
- the rps6ka1 gene encoding ribosomal protein S6 kinase alpha-1 isoform X4: MWRLLFRTKTRMREDDDEIKEINITHVVKEGSEKADASHFELLKVLGQGSFGKVFLVRKVTPPDDNQLYAMKVLKKATLKVRDRVRTKMERNILADVNHPFIVKLHYAFQTEGKLYLILDFLRGGDLFTRLSKEVMFTEEDVKFYLAELALGLDHLHSFGIMYRDLKPENILLDEEGHIKLTDFGLCKEGIDHHEKAYSFCGTVEYMAPEVVNRGGHTHSADWWSFGVLMFEMLTGSLPFHGKDRKETMNMILKARLGMPQFLSAEAQSLLRALFKRNPANRLGSGPDGAEEIKRHGWFSNIDWNKLFRREVKPPFKPAVARPDDTFYFDSEFTSRTPKDSPGVPPSAGAHQLFRGFSFIASSLLEEEGSSEPVQPPPHPVVQQLHGKNLLFSDGYVLKEDIGMGSFSVCKRCIHKATNTEYAVKMIDKTSTDPSEEIEILLRYGQHPNIITLKDVYDTGRQVFLVTELMRGGELLDRILKQKSFSEREASAVLHTITKTVEYLHSQGVVHRDLKPSNILYVDESGNPESIRICDFGFAKQLRANNGLLMTPCYTANFVAPEVLKRQGYDEGCDIWSLGVLLYTMLAGFTPFANGPEDTPNEILNRIGNGHFSLSGGNWDTVSDAAKDLVSKMLHVDPHQRLTAKQVLRHLWIVQRDKLPNSQLPHQDPKLVKGAMAATYSALKNSQPTPELKPIESSFLAQRRVKKLPSTSL